The Candidatus Moraniibacteriota bacterium genomic sequence GCTACCCGCCGCTTTCTCCTGAGAGGGAATGGAATTTAAGAAACGCATTTAATGATATTATCGTTTCAATAACTGCTATTATACTTTTAATAGTTTAATGCAAAGTGAAAATCTCAAATTGCTTTTTATATTGTCATTTTGATTTTTGATATTTGATTTTTGATTTTTTATAAATACTTCGCTGTCCAGCTTTTTTTGCATTTCTTTAATTTATCAGGCGTTCCTTCATAGACAATTTCTCCGCCTTTTTCTCCCCCGTCCGGCCCCAGTTCAATCACCCAATCGGCATTGCGGACAACGTCAAGATTGTGCTCCACCACCAGAACCGTGTTGCCTCTTTCCACCAGCGCGTCCAAAACGCTAAGAAGGCGTTTAGTATCATCAAAGTGGAGTCCGACCGTGGGCTCATCCAGAATATAAAGAGTTTTTCCGGTAGATTTTCTCGCCAGTTCGGCCGCCAGCTTGATCCGCTGCGCTTCCCCGCCGGAAAGATTGGTGGCGCTTTGGCCCAGCTTGAGATATCCCAGTCCCACTTTCTCCATTATCTCCAGCTTTTCGGCAATAAGCGGATAATCGCTGAAAAAGTTAAGGGCAAAACTTACATCCATATCCAACACTTCAGCAATATTGAACCCCCTGAACTCAACATCCAGGGTCTTTTTGCTGTACCGAGTGCCATCGCAGGCCTCGCACTTGATGTACATGTCCGGCAAAAGATACATTTCAATTTTATTCATTCCCTCTCCCTGGCAGACCTCGCAGCGCCCGCCTTTCATATTAAAACTGAACCGGCTGGCGGCGTAACCCCGAGAGCGAGCTTCTTCCGTTCCGGCAAAGAGGTCGCGAATTTGAGAAAACACACCGGTGTAGGTGGCGGCATTGGAGCGGGGAGTTCTTCCGATCGGGCTCTGATCAACACTGATTACTTTATCAATGGCGCTTATTCCCTGTACGTCTTTATGCTTTCCTGGCTCATCTTTGGCCTTATAGAAATAACGGGCAAGAGCTTTAGCTAGAATATCTTGAACCAGGGTTGATTTTCCCGATCCCGAGACCCCGCAGATAACCACAAATTTTTCCAATGGAATTTTAACATCAATGTTTTTGAGATTGTGCTCGCTAGCCTTAATGACTTCAAGTGTTTTTTTGCTTCCTTTCCGATAATCTTCTTTTTCGCAGACCTTCTTTCTTCCGACCAAATAAGCAGCGGTAAGAGTTTTCGATTGGAGAAGTTTATCTAGTGTTCCCTCAAACACTACGGTCCCCCCATTTTCTCCTGCTCCCGGCCCCATATCAATAATCCAGTCGGCGGCGCGAATGATGTTTTCGTCATGTTCCACAATCAGCAAGGAATTGCCAGCGTCCCGCAGTGACTTCATAGTCGCCACCAATTTGTCGGTATCGCGGTTATGAAGTCCGATGGATGGCTCGTCTAAAATATAAGTAATTCCCATGAGACGAGAATTTATTTGCGCTGCGAGGCGAATTCTTTGGGCTTCTCCGCCGGAAATCGTCTGGGCGCTTCGCGCCAAATTCAGATACTCCAAACCGACATTTTCCAGCGACTCTAGTCGTCTTATCATTTCACGAACCAAGGGCTTGGCAATTTTTCTTTCCCGATTTTCAGCTTTCCACTGATTACTGTTTGCCAAAAAACGCTTAAGCCGCACCATGTCAAGATTTACTACTTCATCAATCGAACGTTCATCAATAAGAACAGAAAGATACACTTTTCTTAAGCGTTTTCCTTCGCAGATAGGGCACTGCTGGGAAACCATGTACTTTTCCATTTCGGCTTTCAGAAAATCAGATTTCGTTTCTTGGTATTTTCTCTCCAGGCCGGGAATAACTCCTTCAAATGGGATCAGAACTGAAGAAACTCCTCCTAAATCGTACTCCCTTCGTTCGGCAATCAGCTCATCCTTGTCTCCAAAAAGAATGATATCCAGATGCTTGGAAGAAAGCTTTTTCACAGGAACATTGACGGAAAAGCCATATATTTTCGCCAAGGATTTTAAAACGGAGAGATGATTCGTCTGGCTGTTCATTTTTCCTCCGGCTTTGCTCCAGGGCTGAATAGCTCCTTCGGAAAGTGACAGATTTTTATTGGGAATAATTAGATCCGGGTTTATCTTGAGCACAAATCCCAATCCGGAACATTGCAGACAGGCCCCTTCCGGGTTGTTAAAAGAAAAGTGGCGAGGAGTGAGTTCCCGCAGCGCAGTGCCGCACTGCCGGCAAAGAAAGTCCTGATTGTAAGTTTTTTCTTTACTGTTATCAATTACAACAAGAGTTGATCCCTTTCCCAGTTTCATAGCCGTTTCAATCGAATCCACGATTCGCTCCCGATCCGGATTTTTTCGGTCAAGGA encodes the following:
- the uvrA gene encoding excinuclease ABC subunit UvrA; amino-acid sequence: MAKKSSSQRDKILVRGARVNNLKNIDVDIPRDKLVIITGLSGSGKSSLAFDTIFTEGNRRYMEGISSYARNFLDASVKPDVDKIENLSPTIAIDQRSISRSPRSTVGTLTEIYDYLRILFAKIGKPHCPECGTLMQKKSNQEILDEILPLPHRSHIMILAKPLDKNKNSKEILRGIQQAGYARVRFNKKVMGAPEALLIASDKIPADIEIVVDRIILDRKNPDRERIVDSIETAMKLGKGSTLVVIDNSKEKTYNQDFLCRQCGTALRELTPRHFSFNNPEGACLQCSGLGFVLKINPDLIIPNKNLSLSEGAIQPWSKAGGKMNSQTNHLSVLKSLAKIYGFSVNVPVKKLSSKHLDIILFGDKDELIAERREYDLGGVSSVLIPFEGVIPGLERKYQETKSDFLKAEMEKYMVSQQCPICEGKRLRKVYLSVLIDERSIDEVVNLDMVRLKRFLANSNQWKAENRERKIAKPLVREMIRRLESLENVGLEYLNLARSAQTISGGEAQRIRLAAQINSRLMGITYILDEPSIGLHNRDTDKLVATMKSLRDAGNSLLIVEHDENIIRAADWIIDMGPGAGENGGTVVFEGTLDKLLQSKTLTAAYLVGRKKVCEKEDYRKGSKKTLEVIKASEHNLKNIDVKIPLEKFVVICGVSGSGKSTLVQDILAKALARYFYKAKDEPGKHKDVQGISAIDKVISVDQSPIGRTPRSNAATYTGVFSQIRDLFAGTEEARSRGYAASRFSFNMKGGRCEVCQGEGMNKIEMYLLPDMYIKCEACDGTRYSKKTLDVEFRGFNIAEVLDMDVSFALNFFSDYPLIAEKLEIMEKVGLGYLKLGQSATNLSGGEAQRIKLAAELARKSTGKTLYILDEPTVGLHFDDTKRLLSVLDALVERGNTVLVVEHNLDVVRNADWVIELGPDGGEKGGEIVYEGTPDKLKKCKKSWTAKYL